CATCCTCGAGCTAATGGTCAAGCAGAGTTGGCCAACCGGGAAATTAAaatcattttggagaaaacggtAAATCGATCAAGAAAGGATTGGTCGAACAAGCTTGAAGATGCTTTGTGGGCGTATAGAGCGGCATTTAAAACGCCGTTGGGAATGTCTCCATATAAGCTTGTTTATGGGAAAGCGTGTCACTTACCTGTAGAAATAGAACATAAAGCTTATTGGGCCGTTAAAGAGAATGCTTGAGTTAAGCGAATTGGAGGAATTGCGGTTAACTTCGTATGAGAATGCCAAGATTTataaagaaaaagtgaaattttggcATGATAAACACATTCTTCCTAAGCATTTTGAAGAAGGGCAAAAGGTGTTATTGTTTAACTCATGGCTTAAATTATTCCCTGGAAAGCTTAAGTCTCGTTGGTCCGGGCCGTTTGAAGTTGTTCGCATGTTCCCTTATGGAGCAGTggaaataaaaggagaaaatggttCCCTATTTAAAGTAAATGGTCAAAGATTGAAACCCTATTTGGCTGGAGAAAAGGTTCCTAAAGGAGTAATTTACTCCTTAGGAAACGCAATGGAGAGTTAAAAGAGTTGTAGGAGAGTCGAGCTTAACGACTCTAAacaaagcgcttgttgggaggcaacccaataataATATTGTAgttgtgtgttttttttatgtgtttcttacattttggtatgatttaattgactaattagaTTTATTTCACTTGTTTGTAGGAGGTACCGGAGTTTCATCATCCATTTTGGAGGTACAATTGAAGAACAAGTGTAAAAAGGGAGGTTTTCTTACCAAATTGTGCTTTAAGTGTTTAGAATTCCCAAGCATACATACAATGTTGCATTTACAGTATATTCAAGTGAATTTTGGTGATAACATGTTATAAATGCTCATGGACTCATTTGATGTGCATTTAATGCCCAAAGATGCTATTTTGGTGTAAAAGTGTAAAAATGAGTAAAGAACCTCACCCCtcgattttcaatgaagagGTGTTTGATGTGTTTTGAGAGGTTGGATATTGCATTTTTGGTATATTACATGTGCGTGGGGGGTTGGAATTGATAAAAAGTTTGTCCAAAGCGTAATTTGGAATTGgccggaaaagggagaaaaagtttgaaaaattgcagtttctgaAATTAGTGCAGAGACAtacagatccgagctcggatcctaaaAACCCAGAAGGATCCGACAGCGGATCCTACGATACGAGCTCGGATCCAGTCCAACCCAGATGGATCCGAGGGCTCGTCTGTGGTTCTGTTAAGACGGATCCGAGCCTTGTCGGATCCGAGGCCTTGCAGAACCGATCCGCGCTCGGATCGGTTTGCGGATATAGCAGAACCGAGGCCTCGTTTCtgcatttttcaaaatttttcttccctcttttcaCCGAACCCTAACCCTCTCCCTCTAATCTTCCATTTTAtccatcaatcatccaatttttCACCAGAAAAACATCTCCCAACCTATTTTGAGCATAAACCCTCAGTTTTCCGAaatcaaaaacatcaatttgGTGAGTTTGATCTTCAAAAACTAGAATTGGGGCCGCACTGTACTTCTTCAATTTGGGGGCTAATTTGGGCTGTTTCGGTTTCAATTTTTGCATCCTTACCATCTTCCATCGTCACTCTATacatttgaggtaacaatttgcaacttcctttgagtttttaTATTTcctatttttgcatttttctagtttttgggCATATTCTAATAATTGCTTATATGTTGAAATTCTTATTATAAATGTGCTACATTGTATTAGAATATGTTGTTACTAACATTTTTGTGCTTAGTATAGGGAAAATTGTGGATTTGGTgatatttttggtatttttttttaaatttattggGCTTGAGCATTTTGGTGATTTAAACTTGTGAATTTTTGCTTTCATTGGATATATAAACTTGTTTTGAGAATTATAAGTCACTGTTGTACCAATTaaaaatgatatgcaattaaTAGAACCAATTCCATTGGGTAAAAGAGTGTGTTTATGATTAAGTTAGGCACATTCAACCTTTTTACTTGAAATCTCTTATCTCTTTGAGTTCAATTACaattgttttggtaaatttggagCTCATTCGTATGCACTTTATTAAGAATGGGTATAGCCAATTGTGGTGTGATTCGTGGATAAAGTTATGAATATATTGGCATGTACATTCTTGAAATAATAGTTGAGGTTCAAATGATCGAACTCTTTGATGAGATTCTACCTGAAAATATGCATTTGAGTTTGAAATGAGTTAAGTTGGATCTTTGGATGCTTTTTGGTacatgttggcagggagtttagccCTTTTATAAGGGGATACTCTgctgaaattttcttaaattcaaTGAGAGCAAGTTTATATTGTTCTAATGAACGTTTATCTTGTTTTTATATAGGTACTATGGCTCGCACAAGGAAGGCTCGTATTCGTACTCCTACACCATCTTCAAGCGAGGAACGCACTCCCTCACATGAAGAGTCGCCTGAGGAAGAATCTCCTTCTCCTGAGCCACCACCTCGGTCTCCCCAGAAGACCGCATCCACTAGCCGCGACGAGCCGCTTCCAGATTATGACACCACTAGATTCACGTCACTCGAGAATCAACAGTGGTACGAAGCAAGCTTAGATAAGGAAATTATCATTGAAAAGCACCTGGCACCAGAGGTGGATGCGCACTACCACATCTCTACGGCATTCAAGAGACTCGGATGGGAGAACATCCTTCAATTGCCCAAGCACTACTCCCCCAACCTGGTCCTGGAGTTCTACGCCAATGTAGAAAACAAACAGAGTCACAGTGGCAACCTCATCGTCTCCTGGGTTCGAGGAAAGAGAGTGGCTCTTAATCGGGATACAGTGGCAAAAATCATCAAACTCAAAGATGAAGGAGTTGATGTTAAACTGACCAAGGAGTTCAAGGCACGCGACCCTTGGCAGGTGGGAGAAGCGGTAACACGCCTAAAGGGTCAATATGGGAGCGAGGAAGTTCGAAGAAGCTCACTGTATATGCTGACTCCTTCGAGCATCGGTACCACTTGATTTTCTATCTCTTCGCCTTCAATGTGGTGCCCAAAAGGAGTGGAAAGCGGGAGCTCCACAATAGTGACCTCTACTTCTTGGATAAGATGATGCATGGTGTGGGTGAGCAGTTGACTGGTATTCCTTTGCCCAGCATCATCATCAGTTACATGCGGACCACAGCTTGCATGAGGGCCGGCGAGACTTGCTTTGGCTTCCCTCGGCTGCTATCCCTCATTTTTGAGAAGCTCAAGCTTCCTCTTGGAACTGAGCGAGCCGTTGTCACTAGGTCCGCCGACGAAGTCAGTGTCTCGATACTCAAATCCTTGAGTATCCCTACGGATTTTGGAGCTACTCTAGTTCGAGACACTGGAGAAGCATCGACTTCCGCTCAGCCTCCACCTCACACTGAACTACAAGCGGAAACTCAAGAGCCGGAGGCACAGcagactcttcctcctcctatTCCACGACCATCACCTCCGCCGCGATCCAAGTGGCAAGAGCTCCTCAATGCCATTTGCTGTATGGAGACACGAGTCGTCGAGCACATTGACCAGACCGAGCGGATGATAACGGAGCGACTCGACAGACATGATCGCCGTCTTCGTGCAATCGAGGATCATTTCCATATCCGCCGGTCACCTACTCCAACACCTCAGCAGGAGGAGGGGCATATTGGTACATCACAGTGTCCTCATGGAACTGAGGAGGCAGTAGACCCTTGTTCTGAGCAGCCATGAAGATCTTTAGCTGATTACATCTGTTGTTGCTTTATTTTGTAGTTTTCATATTGGATTATCTTGTGCTACTTATGGTTTTTCGTACTTTTTTGTTTCATTGTGGCTAGAAGTTGGATGATCGTGAGGATTAAGGGCTTCAAATTGAATCACCACCTATTTGAGGGAAGTTTCAGTTTCTTTAACCTTCCTCTACAATGAGAACATTGTagattttaagtgtgggggagggattACTTTATCTTATGGATGGTTGTGTTTTGAAATGCATGATTTTAGTTGTCTATGGCttaaaatgttggaattatatttgaaaatattGTCTTGAggttaattttcttgaaattgaggTTGTTGCCAGGGAGATTTGTCCATTTTTATGggaaaactctgtcaaaatttttctaaaatattttccaatatttcaaatTAATGGCCAAAATGTTCAAATTTAAGTGCCTAATTCTTCCATTGGataaaatgttatatgtattttgggaaAGTTTAGTCCTTATTTGACTTGGAATTAGtcattatgcaattaggatttttacattttagaaagtatattcatttaaataagaaaaattatgcttaaaattttgcatgtttaatgatatttctcatttttacttaattttataagtaagtgattgatatagtcaagaCAAGGCCAGATTCTTCCTTTAATTATGTTTAGAGGGAAAAGAttgttaaaaaataataataataataatattattattttttacttcaaTGATTCGcataccgagtaaccgggggttggcatttacaaatgtcgacattcgcgtaaaaaggtattggaattaagagtatgcttagcaatttgaataagtgaaatgttgagtaactgggaatcttcacctaaaagtgttgattttcgcgtaaaaagacgttttcactatttaaataaaatgaagtGAGAATAAATCCCTCTCAACTGTTAAGTTTTGATGGTCATGGGATAAGGAAGGCCATagaattgactatgtgatttaattatttgtGGAATTAGGATAGAATGAGCGATTGAGTTGAATTTGTTGAAATTAAAgcataattatttttacttAATTGAATATTATAAGTATTTAGTGTAATCTGAGAAATGGTATAATGATTGGTTTCTAGATTTtagaggaattaaatttgacaaaagtatATATATTGTTTTATCTTTTGGATCATTGTGGTAagttatgtgtgcaattgcttgaggacaagcaacgattcaagtgtgggggaatttgataagtgaatatttaacgtatattttgtacaagtttGGAATGAATTTGTGGTATGTTTtaagaagattaaagccatatttgaactcttttggtgataattgcttaaaaATTGTTTAAGTattcaaaacttgataaatgagtgTATTAATgtgttaattttgtgaaattgtgaaggatatcgatgtatgaaattcatgcacgagATGAAGGGAATGTAAGGATTGTCCAGAGGAtaaagtacacaagaaattaggagcaaaaatgaaggaaaaaggaaagaagtgaaAAAACGGGAAATTTAATggcacggatccgagctcggatccgtgagAGCAAAGATGGATCCGATCCCTCATCTGTACTTCTGGAGGAGTGTATCCGAGGTCAgaggatccgacctcggatccattATGGAAAGTCCTCGGATCCTgaagatccgagctcggatcaattTTCACccctcggatccgaggctcggatctgtctctctctttagcaagtggcacagccgttTTACTTTACCTTTCTTACAACTTTTccagctattttgagggacagaaatcggtggcacatgcttctacaataaaagagaagaccaaatgaattgtagacaaaaggaaacatcatatctttgtcttttttttacaaaatctgagtggatgaaattatgaagtgagaggaatagactttctaccaccttttatgcagagacaCAAGGGGAGAAGAAAAATATCAtatacgtagctagttttccttcttgtaactagtttctctctagctaagagttcttggagaagcatttggagttttcacttgtaatcatattgtgcaagagcatagcaggaattggagagcttcaccatcaattggctaagctttcttttatcttttttgtacttgtacttcatgatgttttgcattaataaacttgtgagtttgattgttaaatcattcatgagtagctaaactccttaatctagggagtagatgaaacttatggctaaataatactaattgaatgtgatttacacttgttatatcttgtattaacttgtctacttgtgtagctgtgattacttgttattgattgatcaccaatagcatgtttatagttgttattattcagtaagaattggtaataacaatggaaacacatgagtagagcttaagtcgtatgttcatgaaaatagagatacacttaagtggattacttagcatttcatgaaagaaaatagagtagtagtagtatttcaccatgaaaatagggaaaacttTACTActctaggccatttcatcatgagaatgCGACTTGGTaaatttggaaatgaatctCCGGTTAAACAAGActaataacaagaggtaaatccattcatttgtgttgtttatgccataagtggaatctacatccctagagtCTTTCTTGAGTAGAATTCTTCATTTGCAtttagcatttgttaaactagatttgcAGATCAGATTTGTAGAATATAGCAATAaactttctctgctcaaatttattgtaagtctaaataatagagaaaaataaGGGTCTAGCACTTGTTTCAATTGCTcatcgtgggatcgacccgatacataccGTACATTACAGTTttggcctgtatacttgcagcTACCGGGTATAAAAATCGGATTTAAACTTGTATTGATATAAAAATCCCGTCAAGTAGTTTACCATCCTAGAGTTGGAAATCGCAATGGATCTTCTGTCTCACACTCTGTGTCATTATTtgtcccattttttattatattgctatttctcttACATAAACaccatgttttagttcttttttagtttccttaagatccaataactattaattgagtaatgcacaaaatttaacaaaataaaaaaatcaaaatgagattttttatgaattttctgctgtatttttaaattttatattatatattgcttttttgaaactattgtatttattttttattcaattaaaagttattggatcttaaggaaataaaaaaaaagaactaaaacatggtatttatgtaggagaaatagcaatacaaTAAAAATTGAGACAGAGAATGGCACAGGGTatgagacagaagatccgttgcagAAATCGATGTGAAAAGCAAGATTTTGATCATTGGCGGCACCGGATATATTGGCAAATACATAGTGGAGGCAGGTGCAAAAGCAGGGCACCCAACTTTTGCATTGGTCCTAGAAAACACAATTTCAGATCCTAAAAGGGCAGCCATCATAGAGAGCTTCAAGAGTTTGGGAGTCGCATTTCTTTATGTGTGTTGTCGTATCTTTTTCCCATTGTCTAAGCACTATTTCAATTCTTCTCAAGAAATTATAGAAACTGACGTGTGAACTGAACAGGGAGATCTACACGATCATCAGCAGTTGGTAAATGCAATCAAACAAGTTGATATAGTGATCTCGACAGTCGGGGGAGATTTGGTAGCTCATCAAGTTAAGATAATTGCAGCAATTAAAGAAGCTGGTAACATCAAAGTAAGCACAATGCAGTTTTAtacattcctttttctttttcttgatccGATCTCTGCTGGCTGTTGGacaaatttttttcattatcCCTGTCAACCCACATGTTGACAAAGAGCTATATTTCGTTCCAGAGATTTTTACCTTCTGAGTTTGGAAATGATGTGGATCGTTTGCATGGCTTTGTTGAGCCTGCCGCTAGATTATACAGAACCAAAGTTGAGATCCGCAGAGCTGTCGAGGCTGAAGGGATACCTTACACTTATTTAGTATCTAATGGTTTTGCTGGTTATTTGAATTATTTCCTTAACCCCTTTGGAGACTCTAGCTCTGCAAGTCCTCCCAGAGACAAAATTGTCATTCTTGATGATGGAAATCCAAAAGGTATCCAAAAGAAGCTTTGTCCGCTTCCATTTTTTTGATTGGTTTACTGTCATGTTTTAGAGATCATCGTTCTTAACTTTTCTTCCATTTTGTGTTTCGTTGCAGTCGTTTTCTCGAAGCAAGAAGACATAGCTGCATACATCATTAAAGCAGCAGATGATCCAAGGACCCTGAACAAGATTGTGTACCTTAGACCACCTGCCAACACTCTGTCCTACAACGAAATAGTATCATTGTGGGAAAGGAAAATTGGCCAGACCCTCGAAAAGATTTACCTTCCAGAGAAGGAAGTCCTTGAGAAAATCCAGGGTCTGCTACTTAACAAAGAGAAACTAAGTGCACAAGCTGCTTCTTCCTCAAAAAATCCTGTGCAATccggaaaatttttttttgatacaaTAGTCGTCTAGTACTAATTGCATCTATTCTACAGTTTTAATTAAAttggtttcttttcttgtatctCATGCAGAGGCTTCAATGCCATTAAAATTCATCCTGTCTCTGGGATACACGGTTCTTGTGAAGGGAGAAATGGCCAACTTTGAGATCGAGGCTTCTCTTGGCATGGAGGCAACGGATGTCTATCCCGATGTAAAATGCACCGCACTTGATGAGTACCTCAATCAGTTTGTATCAGAGTAGCAACAAAACTATAATTCCCTCCGCAGCTTTCCATTTTGGAATGTCACAAAATATTTGTCATCGTAAACGAGAAATATGGGATGGAAGTAGTACATTAACCAATGTTTGTCTACCATGATACCATCTTTTGTGCAACATTTCTTATGTACTATTAGAAATGTGCTTTGATTGTTCATCTCCCTTACGGAAAATGTCATAAATGTGCCTGAAATAAAATCTACCCTATACTTGTTTTGCAACCTGAAATTGTCCAATTTAAGATATTTGATATCTCCCGTGGCTTCATTTGAATTTGTTTTTTCTTCCTGAgttttgtgaaaaaaatattACTATAACATTCTTTTAGAGCAGGTTATGTAAGACAAAAAGGTGATTAGGGGTATCTTAACAAATTGTAGCCCATTTGtttagaaataaaatttttattggcactaaaaaaaaatcaacactAGACTATCAGAGTTTTGATTAAGGCTCCATCACTTAAAAAAATTTACAAGAAAAGTAACAATCTCTGTCAATAAACTTTAgacaaaaaaatgattaaagGATACCACAAATGAAAGCAGCTTACTTTGATTGTCAAAAtcagagggaaaaaaaatattactacAAGAACCTTGTTCAtgtcccctttttttttttttggttgagcCAAGAATTTGTTACTTACTAAAATGTATATGAATTCCATACAGCAGACAggctttttgtttatttttatttattgttgcaTTAACAAATATTTTGAACACACATGACACTCGGAATATCTTACCTGTTGTCATCCCGAATTTCTAACCTGTTGTGATGCTTTACCCCTTTTAGGCTGGCAGTCTAGATGTATCATGTGCCTGCATGGTAACGCTGTTGTATCTTTTCTTGTATCAATTGGTTATATCCTATGTTGAATCAACAAAACTTTTCAAACTGTGAAATCTGTGATCAAAATTTGCATACCAATTGACACAAGGCGGAATAGCACAAGTCAGAGCTACACACTATGTTGGTAATAGTTTGtaactagttttgtacccgttCAACGAACGGAATCgtcgaaaaataataaactatttagtcaatttataaaaatgtcgatataaaatacatatttaatgtataatctattataacttgtcttaagtatattactatGTGCGCATTGTAATGTAAAGTATTcttctaatataaatttgaacatctaattcagtgaataataattcaaaaatagaaaaaataacactcaacaataccataacattcaaaaacttgaaaataaataaaaagtgcagtaaatagtatcaaataacATTCTACTCTTtagaaacttgtttttgtttttttctatTGGAACATTCTCCTCGATTTGTCCGTGCAAAtcagcatttattgatttttcattatcactgcatgatagcaaagtaggataactaagtataaaaaaataaatgatttatcgcATTCAAGGTTGTGTATAACAATAGGTAAAGATTATAATTAAGTAAACAGCCAAAGTCTTTTAATTAACTAATGAATTTGCAGATATATCTAATAGAGATATTTATGTCTCTTATATTTATATCGCATTACTTTCCAGtgccttttgtttttggttaTTTTTCCTGCAAGCAAATTAACAAACATCGTAGTATATGATCacaaaaatcaattaacaaaCATGTTAGAA
This portion of the Coffea eugenioides isolate CCC68of chromosome 11, Ceug_1.0, whole genome shotgun sequence genome encodes:
- the LOC113752220 gene encoding isoflavone reductase homolog PCBER-like; its protein translation is MARIRARIRESKDGSDPSSVLLEECIREIDVKSKILIIGGTGYIGKYIVEAGAKAGHPTFALVLENTISDPKRAAIIESFKSLGVAFLYGDLHDHQQLVNAIKQVDIVISTVGGDLVAHQVKIIAAIKEAGNIKRFLPSEFGNDVDRLHGFVEPAARLYRTKVEIRRAVEAEGIPYTYLVSNGFAGYLNYFLNPFGDSSSASPPRDKIVILDDGNPKVVFSKQEDIAAYIIKAADDPRTLNKIVYLRPPANTLSYNEIVSLWERKIGQTLEKIYLPEKEVLEKIQEASMPLKFILSLGYTVLVKGEMANFEIEASLGMEATDVYPDVKCTALDEYLNQFVSE